The following nucleotide sequence is from Desulfovibrio aminophilus DSM 12254.
CACGCGGAAGATCGCGGGGTCCAGAATCGGAAGCTTGATCATGGATTTCCTCGAAACGGACGGCTTTGTTTCCCGTCGGGTTTGAGCTAGAGTGCCGGGAACGGCCGATCCCAGGTATGCGCCCATCGGCATTCCCAGTCAAGACCGCGAGGGCGACGTCATGACCAAGAACCGCGACCTGGATATTCTCGAAATGCCCCTGGAGGCCCTGGCGGCCTACTGGCTCTCGCTGAAAAAACTGTGGGACTCCAAGAAGGGGGCCAGAAAGGTCATCGACGAGGAGACCGCCCACACACCCGAGCCCTACATCGCCTTCCTGCTGCGGACGGCCTTCGGCGAGATGGGCGAACAGCGGGTGCGCAAGCTGGCCCGCATCAAGCGCGAGAGCCTCCTGGCCGACTGGCGGCGCAAGATCGAACTCATGCGCTTGGCGCTCTACGCCGTGGCCTCCGGCGAGAATCCCCGCGTGACGCTGATCCGCATGGATTCCCGCTTCCACGCCCCGCCCATGGACGAGCGCCGCGCCTTCGACATGGCCGGGGCCGTGTTCACGGCCATCAAGGAGAAGTCCGCCGACCTGCCCACGCTCCTGGACGTGAGCCACAAGCAGAGCCACGACCGGCTGGTGGTCAAGCTCCTCTTCTACGTCATCCACGCCCGGCGCGAAGGCAGGCAGAGCCTCGCGCCGTTCATCCAGTTCATCCGTTCGCCCTACTTCGCCGAGGGCCTGTCCCTGGCCGTGGACGGCTTCGACGCCGACTTCCTGGCCAACCACCTGGACCGGGTGCGCAACGAGGCCCTGGGCGACGCCCGGCGCAAGATGCAGCTCTCCGTGGACATGGCCCTGGCGATCCGCGACAAGCTGCCCTACGAGGACGTGCTGCTCACGGCCCAGGCTTACATGCTCTAGGCGATCCGGGGCGTTGACAGCAGGGTGGGGAAGCGCTAGCCGCAGAAAAGAACACTCCACCCCAACCGCCCCCCCGCGAAGGAGGGACGGACGTGTCCCGCCATCTGCCCTTCTCCTACCGTTGCGGACGGTGCGGCCGTTGCTGCGCGGACATGCGCATCCAACTGAACCCCTACGAGGTCGCGCGCTTGGCGCACGGCCAGGGCCTGTCCACCACGGACTTTCTCGCCCGGAGCACACATTCCGGCGTCTGGCTCAAGGCCGGACCCGACGGAGGCTGCGTCTTCCTCGGGGAAGCCGGGTGCGCCGCGCACCCGGACCGGCCCCTGGTCTGCCGCCTCTACCCCTTGGGTCGGCACCGGACCTCCAGGGGCGGCGAACGCTTCGCCTGTCTCCTGCCCCGCCCCGGGTCCACCGGAGCCTACGGCCCGGACGGCACGATCGAGGACCACCTCGCGGCCAACGACGCCGCGACGTTCCTGGAGGAGGCCGACGCCTGGCTGGCCCTCTTTTCCCGGGCCTGGAGCCTGTTTGAAACCCTGCTCGGCGTCGACCCCCTGTTGGCGGTCTTGGCCTCGGACATCCGCTTGCTCGTGCTGGACGGCCACGCCCCGCCGCGAAGCCGCCTCCTGGACCCGGACGTGCTGGCGAACAGCTTGTGCGCCGCCCGGGGGCTGTCCCCGCCCAAGACTCCGGAGGAAAAGACCCGCCTGCACCGCAAGGCCGTGGACCAGTGGCTGAGCGGGATGGGACGGACGCGGGACGGCGGCCACGAACGAGCCGAAACCCTGGCGCGGCTCGTGGCGGGGCTGGGCATGGGCCTGGGCGTGAACCTGTCGGGCCTGTTCCAGCACGTCTCCGACGAGGAACCGCCCGGAGCGATGGAAATGGACGAAGCTTTGCGCCTGGGCGCCGACTTCCTCTGACCGCTCGGGGGAAGCTCCCTCCCGTCGGACCTTCCCGCCCTCTTGACCTTTCCGCCTCAATGCGTAGAACTCCTGCCGGGCGCTTTCGCCCTCCCCCTTTTCCCGGAGTTTCCCGTGCAGGACAGTCTTTTCGCCAAACAGTTGAAAAAAGAGGTGGATCGCCGCCGTACCTTCGGCATCATCAGCCACCCCGACGCGGGCAAGACCACGCTCACCGAAAAACTGCTGCTCTTCGGCGGCGCGATCCAGATGGCCGGAGCGGTCAAGGCCCGCAAGGCCGCCCGCCACGCCACCTCGGACTGGATGGCCATGGAGCGCGAACGCGGCATCTCCGTGACCACTTCGGTCATGAAATTCGAGCACAATGGCTTCGAGATCAACCTCCTGGACACTCCCGGCCACCAGGACTTCTCCGAGGACACCTACCGCGTGCTCACGGCCGTGGACTCGGCCCTGATGGTCATCGACTCGGCCAAGGGCGTGGAGACCCAGACCCGCAAGCTCATGGAGGTCTGCCGCCTGCGCGACACGCCGATCATGACCTTCGTGAACAAGCTCGACCGCGACGGCCTGAGCCCCTTCGACATCCTGGCCGACATCGAAAAGAGCCTGGACATCGAGTGCGTGCCGCTCACCTGGCCCATCGGCATGGGCAAGGGCTTCAAGGGCGCCTGGGACATCCGCGCGGGCCGGCTGACCCTCTTCTCTCCGAGCTTCGGCGAAATGGTGGTGGACGGAGTCACCGTGGACCGCCTCGACGACCCTCGCCTGGACGAGCTGCTCGGCGAGGCCGCCGACGAGCTGCGCGCGGACCTGGACCTGCTTTCAGGCGCGGGCGGCGTCTTCGACCGCGACCTCTACCTCCAGGGCCGCCAGACACCCGTGTTCTTCGGCAGCGCGGTGAACAACTTCGGCGTGCGTGAGCTGCTGGACTCCTTCGTGGACCTGGCCCCCGCGCCCAAACCCCGGGAGGCCAAGGAGCGCCAGGTTTCGCCCTACGAGGAAGCCTTCTCCGGCGTGGTTTTCAAGATCCAGGCCAACATGGACCCGGCCCACCGCGACCGCATCGCCTTCATGCGCATCTGCTCCGGCCGCTTCCAGCGCGGCATGAAGCTCCGGCACCACCGCATCGGCAAGGACGTGACCGTGGCCAACGCCACCATCTTCATGGCCCAGGACCGCATGGGCGTGGAGGAGGCCTGGCCCGGAGACATCATCGGCCTGCACAACCACGGCACGATCAAGATCGGCGACACCTTCACCGAGAAGGAGCCGCTCAAGTTCACCGGCATCCCGAACTTCGCGCCCGAGCACTTCCGCCGGGTGGTGCTCAAGAGCCCGCTCAAGGCCAAGCAGCTCCAAAAAGGGCTCAACCAGCTGGCCGAGGAGGGCGCGGTGCAGCTCTTCCGCCCGCTCTTCAACAACGACTATATCCTCGGCGCGGTGGGCGTACTCCAGTTCGACGTGATCACGGCCCGGCTCAAGGACGAATACGGCGTGGACGCGCTCTACGAGGCCGCGCCCTTCCACACCATCCGCTGGGTCTCCTGCGCGGACCGCAAGATCCTGGACGACTTCCGCAAATCCATGTCCGGCAGCCTCGCGCTGGACGCGGATGAAAATCTTGCGTACCTTTCCCCGAGCGCGTGGCGCCTGGACGACACCATGGAGAAATGGCCCAGGATCGTTTTCAGCGCCACCAGGGAGAACGAGTAGCCCCGGACATGACCCCGACCACGCCCCTGCCCGAACACCACCTGCGAGCCTTCGGCAACGAGGAGATCAACGAGCTTCCCCTGCGTCATTACGAGGGGGGAGTGACTGTGGTGCGCACGGACAAGCAGCTCAAGGCCGCTCTCAAGGCGCTCGAAAAGGAACATCTGCTCGGGTTCGATACCGAGACGCGCCCCGTGTTCCGCAAGGGACAGGGCCCCTATCCCCCCTCCCTGGTCCAGTTGGCGGGCGCGGAACACGTCTACCTCTTCCAGATCAGCCAACTCACCTTCGGCGACGGACTCA
It contains:
- a CDS encoding peptide chain release factor 3, with the translated sequence MQDSLFAKQLKKEVDRRRTFGIISHPDAGKTTLTEKLLLFGGAIQMAGAVKARKAARHATSDWMAMERERGISVTTSVMKFEHNGFEINLLDTPGHQDFSEDTYRVLTAVDSALMVIDSAKGVETQTRKLMEVCRLRDTPIMTFVNKLDRDGLSPFDILADIEKSLDIECVPLTWPIGMGKGFKGAWDIRAGRLTLFSPSFGEMVVDGVTVDRLDDPRLDELLGEAADELRADLDLLSGAGGVFDRDLYLQGRQTPVFFGSAVNNFGVRELLDSFVDLAPAPKPREAKERQVSPYEEAFSGVVFKIQANMDPAHRDRIAFMRICSGRFQRGMKLRHHRIGKDVTVANATIFMAQDRMGVEEAWPGDIIGLHNHGTIKIGDTFTEKEPLKFTGIPNFAPEHFRRVVLKSPLKAKQLQKGLNQLAEEGAVQLFRPLFNNDYILGAVGVLQFDVITARLKDEYGVDALYEAAPFHTIRWVSCADRKILDDFRKSMSGSLALDADENLAYLSPSAWRLDDTMEKWPRIVFSATRENE
- a CDS encoding YkgJ family cysteine cluster protein, giving the protein MSRHLPFSYRCGRCGRCCADMRIQLNPYEVARLAHGQGLSTTDFLARSTHSGVWLKAGPDGGCVFLGEAGCAAHPDRPLVCRLYPLGRHRTSRGGERFACLLPRPGSTGAYGPDGTIEDHLAANDAATFLEEADAWLALFSRAWSLFETLLGVDPLLAVLASDIRLLVLDGHAPPRSRLLDPDVLANSLCAARGLSPPKTPEEKTRLHRKAVDQWLSGMGRTRDGGHERAETLARLVAGLGMGLGVNLSGLFQHVSDEEPPGAMEMDEALRLGADFL